Proteins from a single region of Nitrospirota bacterium:
- a CDS encoding universal stress protein yields the protein MLPFRRIFNPTDFSTEDSAAFAHALKLTCLVQGELTMMHVDPAIGRKDFEDFPRIRPLLARWGVLPEGSSKDDVVKLGIQIKRVRAIADHATDAILQQLIAHPSDLLVLSTHQREGFARLTHKAVAEPLSRKTHTKTLFVPTGVEGFVSTETGKINLTRVLIPIVHTPHPQPAIDLAAELASALGSENVLFELVHLGKEADLPKFTKPERPGWSWETLAAKGDPVEWILAAGAEFDVDLIVMMTDGHNSLFDLLRGSTTERVVRGARCPLLAIPA from the coding sequence ATGCTCCCATTTCGACGAATTTTTAATCCCACGGATTTCTCAACCGAAGACTCCGCGGCATTCGCCCATGCCCTCAAACTCACCTGCCTTGTACAGGGCGAGCTGACGATGATGCATGTCGACCCCGCCATCGGGCGCAAAGACTTCGAAGACTTCCCTCGCATCCGGCCGCTCCTCGCTCGATGGGGCGTCTTGCCGGAAGGCAGCTCGAAAGACGATGTCGTGAAATTGGGGATCCAGATCAAACGAGTCCGCGCCATCGCAGATCATGCCACAGACGCCATCCTCCAGCAGTTGATCGCCCACCCCTCAGACCTGTTAGTGCTGTCGACGCACCAGCGCGAAGGCTTCGCTCGACTCACGCACAAGGCCGTGGCCGAGCCCTTATCGCGCAAGACTCACACCAAAACGCTCTTTGTCCCAACCGGCGTCGAGGGGTTCGTCTCAACGGAAACAGGCAAGATCAACCTCACCCGCGTGTTGATCCCCATCGTCCATACGCCGCACCCGCAACCGGCCATCGATCTTGCAGCAGAACTGGCGAGTGCGTTGGGCAGCGAGAATGTCTTATTCGAACTGGTGCATCTTGGGAAAGAAGCCGATCTCCCGAAATTCACCAAGCCCGAGCGCCCAGGCTGGTCGTGGGAGACCCTCGCCGCCAAGGGCGATCCGGTCGAGTGGATACTGGCGGCTGGAGCGGAGTTCGACGTGGACCTGATCGTGATGATGACGGATGGGCACAACAGCCTGTTCGACCTGCTTCGCGGCAGCACCACCGAACGGGTGGTCCGTGGGGCACGCTGCCCTCTGCTCGCTATTCCAGCCTGA
- a CDS encoding DUF3015 family protein, with product MKQHAVLALFPALLLLASGCTLKATVKETTDTTSNVTGTTSGRTWWNEDGLLHPEHKLTAFLALNEANVEQDLARGRGEYVTSLGTLLGLPDDQQTAFHSKAQANFEALTTSDRDTQVQQVRTLAR from the coding sequence ATGAAACAACATGCTGTTTTGGCCCTATTTCCAGCGCTTCTGCTGTTGGCATCCGGCTGCACACTCAAAGCCACAGTTAAGGAAACGACCGATACCACCTCCAATGTGACAGGCACGACGTCCGGCCGCACCTGGTGGAATGAAGACGGGCTCCTGCATCCCGAACATAAGCTCACGGCCTTTTTGGCCCTGAACGAGGCCAATGTGGAGCAGGATCTGGCACGAGGGCGTGGGGAATACGTGACATCGCTTGGCACTCTTCTAGGATTACCGGACGACCAGCAGACCGCCTTTCACAGCAAGGCCCAGGCGAACTTCGAAGCGCTCACCACATCCGATCGAGACACCCAGGTCCAACAGGTGCGGACGCTGGCTCGCTAA